CAGGAAAGCCAAACTCGATTCTGGGCAGCCCGACCGGGCTAACTGCATAGATGGTCACTGcccgccccgcccccccccccttcataTAGGTTATGCACCCACCACACattcatatatgcacacatgcgTGTGTGTGTTTGCGCCCTTCGCCCATCTCCCAAATGGATGGGATCCAGGGCTCTCGCAGCGCATTTGGAAGGGGCTGGTCCAGGGGAGTGAGAAGACAAATTCGGGAGTGAATGGGGGAGGGGCGGGGGGAAAAGTTCTGGTGTTGGTGGTTAAAACACAGTTTCGCTTTCCTGGGTCCCCTCGGAGGCATACAAAGGGGATGAGGGTTCGGGGAGGCCAGGCAGCCCAGGAGCTGCGCCTTTCCCAGCCAGCAGAACCAGAACCGCCCGCTTCCTCCCCTCAGCATTTCTTTAAAATCTCCTGCAAGTGGCCACGGACTTCGGTCGCTGACTCCCAGGGCACCATGGAGCCCCGGAACTTGGGAGGCTCGGCCTTCAGGGCCTCCTGGATGAGACGGTGCATGGGGAAGCCGCGGCGCGGGAAGGCCACGTCGCCACCAGATAGCAGCCCCATGGGGCAAAAGTCATTGGCTCCGTCGCCCACATAGAAGAGATGCTCGAAGTGCACGCCGTCCCGCGCCCTCTCGCGCAGGTATTCGCTGAGCACCTTGTGCTTGCACATGTTGGAGGGGCAGCGAGGGCAGGTGTGCGAGTGGAAAGGGCTCAGCACCAGGATGCCGTGCCCGTCTGGGCCTGACGGGTTGCTAATGATGCTGCGGAAGAGGCCGCGGTATCCCGTGGCACGCAGGGAGCTCTCCACACCGAAGGTGTTGGCGTCGGAGATAAGGATGATCTCGAAGCAGCTGCTCTGTTTGTTCAGGAACTGGAAGAGGTCGGTCATGCCCGGAGTAAGCGGGATGTCCTCGTAGACTTCCCGGACGTCCTGCGGCTTCACGCCTTCGTCCCCCAGGTACTTGAAGACCCGCTGCATGTACTCGTTGTAGAAGCCCTCGCGGTACGTGGCCCGAAGGCTGTCGGGCAGCTTTTGGCCGGGCGCGGCGCGCACGAGTGAGTCGTCGCTATTCTCGTTTACTATGGTCTCATCAAAGTCGAAGACTAGCAGGAAGCGGGGCGTCCCTGGCTCCGCCATTTTTGTGCCGTCCTGGGAGGAGGGAGCAAGCGAGAAGGGGCGCAGCAGGAGCCCGCCAGGGAGAGGATGGTTAGCGAGCCGCTCGGGCCAGCGACGCTGGCACATCCACCACCTGAGGGGGACCCAAGGGCTCAGTTAACCTAGGTAGAACCTCACCCCTCCGAGCCCCCGGGGCCACCCCCTTCCCCACTCTTTCTTCCTCATTGTTCCTTGGTTCAGATTCTTTCATCATAAAAATCCCCATTAGCCATGGTTCGGGTAGGAGGCACTTCTAATCAGCACCCACCCAGCTCCAAGCCCAGACCGATGTAGTGGCTGCCCCACACCTTCATCCCTGAAATGCCCCAGTGGCCGTACAATCATTTTTACTTCTCCCCTTAAAAACCCCAGAATGTGTGAAGAGGGAATCTGATGCACTGCCCTTTCCCTTAGGAGAATTTTACCATACAATCTCTAAATAAAAGTAacttaatgggggggggggggaagggaagtatTTTGAATTAGCTACTCCTTTTCATTGTGCCCTTGCTCACTCTAGCTCTCCCCATGAGATTCTGCAAAGGGGGGGCAGTTGCCTGTTgggttctctttatttttaatatattctcaATGCACTCAAACAAACTCTCTCCAGCTCATTCCTAAAGTCATCTCTCTTTTTTACATAGACCTCCTACCCCAACGACTATCTTCATGGTCTCCTTCCTCTACCCCAAACAAATTCCAgggggttctctctctctctctctctttctgtctgtctgtctgtctgtctgtctctgtctctctccccctgttTCTCCACATCCCCCCAGTAGGCACACACAAGGAGTTCCCTCATTCCTCTCTCTTACTTCCAAGAAGCAATCATGGGGCTGTCCAAGCAGAAGGAATGGCTAGCATGGTTGTGACCAAGGGAAGAGTCCCCAGCTTAGGGTGCATAAATTGAAGGACTGCTTCTCCAGCAATCTGCAGGATTCCTAGGATGAGGCTAAGTGCCAAGAATGATGGCTTGGGAGGCCCAGAAAATACTGAGTCTTGCCCTTTCCTAAAGACCTGAATGTTAGTTCTTAAAGgctcttaaccttttctgtgtcatggaccccctttggcagtctggcaaaGCCTATGGAACCCTTTACATTGTTGTCTATATTCATAATTAAATAGAATGTGAAATTTCAGTAAGAAGTTTTCTCacccaagttcatggaccctagAAATCTATCCTCAGACTCCTCAGGGGATCTGGGTTAAGAATCCCTATTCTAGGAGGAGGTAAGAGAAGGAGTGCCTCTTTTGCAGTTTCCTGCACAAGTGTGGAGGTAAAAGGTTCCTGTATCTAAGCTAAATCTGAGATTCCCAAGGACTCCCAACTATTGGTTCATTGCTAATCACTTGCCAGTTCCCCAGGAGGGGGGTGTCAGCAGGCGGGGTTTCTACCAGTGTTCGAAGCAGCCGGACAGCAGCAGAAGAGGGGCTGGGGAGGGTGGGACCGTCCCGAAGTAAAGTACAGCACACCTGGGAGACAGGGAGGAGGGGCACAATGAcggaggatgggaaggagggaagggaggaagctcaCCAGACTGGGAAGGGGGGCAGCCCCATAAGCAGAGGAGATAGCACTGATGGCACCAGAACAGAATGGGGAGTAAACAaataaggaggaaagggaaaaggtccATCATGCCAGGAAGGATACAGAGGGAGATGAAGGAGAAGCATTCAGCATGGGGAGCCAACATAGAGAAAAAGGACCGGCAAGGATAGGGaacagagagatggaaggaggaggaaggggagaaggtgAGTGAGCCAAACAGTGTCAGAAAGTCATAGAGGAAAGGGGCAAGACACAGGGAGAGCACAGCAGACCCACCTCTCCCTCCACTGACTTTGCCAGTCTGGTTGACAGTACTATGAATTATTCTGGAATATCAATGTCTCCAGCACCACTCCTCTAACCCCAAATCACTATGCATGGAGATTCAGGAGAACTGGGTCCTGGCTCTACAACTCGATTTGCTGTGCAGCCTTGGCAAGCCATTCCCCtgactgtgcctcagtttcctcacctagaaaaTGAGGGAAGGTAGACTGGGTCTAATATCCCTTTCTACACAAATACTCTGTGAGTAGATAACTGAAAAAACAGTATATTTATATGACACGTTCCCCTTTTTCACCTCCTCTATCTTTGcctgagggggaagaggaaggatggAGCCAAGGTGATTATCTCCATGGCACAGAAAGGGCAAACCAATTTCCCCAAATTACACATCATTTTCCAGAGTTGGGATAGAAACTTGGCTCTCATACTTGACCAATGGGGACGGCTTCAGGTGACCCTACTTCCCAAGCACCTGTTATATACCCAGTGAGCCCCAGGATACTGGGAGAGCTGAATTCTAGGGAGAGTCTTGTACTAGGTACAAAGCACAGGTGATTCTTCCTGATGGGATGATATCCATAATCTCAGGAGTCAGAGCTAAAGGGTAAAGTCCTAGGGACATTAAGCAGGCTCTGTGTATCAGGGCAGCCCTTTGGACAACCTGATGCTGTTTCCCTCCCGATCCCCCTCCGCAAAATACTTGAATGGCCATCAGAGGGAGCTACTTACCCTAGATAGGCATCTCAGGCCAGCAACTGGAAAACACCCGTTCATCCTCAGGACATTACTCAGGGCTCTGGCAGTTGAAACTTTCTACCAGGAGTTCCCAAAAGCTGTATTCTCAGATCCCTGACAATCACATGAGAAAAATCAGTGGAGAAACCCAGAATCCAGATTTCCTATGCATCCCATCCAGGACTGCATTCTCCTGTTTCCTATCAAGGGAGCCCGGTGGTCAGTGCTGAGTTCAAGGCTCAGTGCCAGGAGGTTCTGAACACCTGCTCACCATCCTTTTTACTTCTGTGCCCACTTCTGAGGAAGGTTAAGGGCAGCTGAGACACTCAGtccacaaatatttttttaaaagcttttcactatgtgccaggcactgtggtgaGGTGGTGGCTGTGGGGAAGTGGAGGGAGCTGGAGTGAGGGGCTGAGGTGTGGATTCCAGCTCTATCCCTTGCTCACCCTGTGAGTATCATTTCTCTGAACATCTCTTTCCTCAGATGTAAATACTTGTCCCCCAGCCCCGCTCCCAACCTAGAGTCTTTGGGATCAAATAAGGTAACAGCTTGatatggatagaatgttggacttggagtcaggaagacatgagttcaaaactTGACTTAGACACTCATTAGCAGAGTTACACTGGATATCACTTTAATTTTCCCAGTCTTGGTTTCCCTATCTGCAAAattaaatggggggcagctgggtagctcagtggagtgagagtcaggcctagagacaggagctcctaggttcaaacccggcctcagccacttcccagctatgtgaccctgggcaagtcacttgacccccattgcccacccttaccaatcttccacctatgagacaatacactggaagtacaagggtttaaaaaaaaattaaatgggataaTTCAGAGTGGATTTTTAGACTTCAGTGACCTCCTGAGTAAAtataagcattttgtaaaccttaaagttccatatatgccaggcattgttttTAGACAACATTAAAGAATTAGGGatcaaaatctggcctctgacactttctaggtgtgcagccctgggcaagtcatttaaccccaaactgcctaaccct
The window above is part of the Gracilinanus agilis isolate LMUSP501 chromosome 4, AgileGrace, whole genome shotgun sequence genome. Proteins encoded here:
- the PHOSPHO1 gene encoding phosphoethanolamine/phosphocholine phosphatase isoform X1, which translates into the protein MNGCFPVAGLRCLSRVCCTLLRDGPTLPSPSSAAVRLLRTLVETPPADTPLLGNWWWMCQRRWPERLANHPLPGGLLLRPFSLAPSSQDGTKMAEPGTPRFLLVFDFDETIVNENSDDSLVRAAPGQKLPDSLRATYREGFYNEYMQRVFKYLGDEGVKPQDVREVYEDIPLTPGMTDLFQFLNKQSSCFEIILISDANTFGVESSLRATGYRGLFRSIISNPSGPDGHGILVLSPFHSHTCPRCPSNMCKHKVLSEYLRERARDGVHFEHLFYVGDGANDFCPMGLLSGGDVAFPRRGFPMHRLIQEALKAEPPKFRGSMVPWESATEVRGHLQEILKKC
- the PHOSPHO1 gene encoding phosphoethanolamine/phosphocholine phosphatase isoform X3; amino-acid sequence: MNGCFPVAGLRCLSRDGTKMAEPGTPRFLLVFDFDETIVNENSDDSLVRAAPGQKLPDSLRATYREGFYNEYMQRVFKYLGDEGVKPQDVREVYEDIPLTPGMTDLFQFLNKQSSCFEIILISDANTFGVESSLRATGYRGLFRSIISNPSGPDGHGILVLSPFHSHTCPRCPSNMCKHKVLSEYLRERARDGVHFEHLFYVGDGANDFCPMGLLSGGDVAFPRRGFPMHRLIQEALKAEPPKFRGSMVPWESATEVRGHLQEILKKC
- the PHOSPHO1 gene encoding phosphoethanolamine/phosphocholine phosphatase isoform X2, which codes for MCQRRWPERLANHPLPGGLLLRPFSLAPSSQDGTKMAEPGTPRFLLVFDFDETIVNENSDDSLVRAAPGQKLPDSLRATYREGFYNEYMQRVFKYLGDEGVKPQDVREVYEDIPLTPGMTDLFQFLNKQSSCFEIILISDANTFGVESSLRATGYRGLFRSIISNPSGPDGHGILVLSPFHSHTCPRCPSNMCKHKVLSEYLRERARDGVHFEHLFYVGDGANDFCPMGLLSGGDVAFPRRGFPMHRLIQEALKAEPPKFRGSMVPWESATEVRGHLQEILKKC